From the genome of Argentina anserina chromosome 4, drPotAnse1.1, whole genome shotgun sequence, one region includes:
- the LOC126791428 gene encoding elongator complex protein 5 translates to MAAEWICRAIRDGALEGEHAPALTIKDSMPSPLGFHVFTHFLSRQSTNISAAKSQSRGLVLVALSRSPSFYLDLLSNKGLHRASFPQWIRILDCYSDPLGWRKQCGSVAKLSDDIASVCGNVKDLDGLFSEIISLGRGFVGQGKDRFCVAIDSVNEMLRYASLSSVSGLISSLRCCDQISSIFWFCHADLCEERVTSTLEYMSSMVASIEPLIQFSNGQKSYSENLSLRDQNFTKGKLHLRCKRRNGRVRVMFEEIHIGQSGINFTSTSFEDGVINQGLVPKVQFSLQLSEKELKDRANVVLPFEHQGNGKPVHIYDGRKSLRDSKYEVVPVQNENSDIDKESSKGEIIYFRDSEDEMPDSDEDPDDDLDI, encoded by the exons ATGGCGGCGGAGtggatttgcagagcaattcgAGACGGAGCGTTGGAAGGCGAGCACGCGCCGGCTTTAACAATCAAGGACAGCATGCCCTCACCTCTCGGCTTCCACGTCTTCACTCACTTCCTCTCTCGGCAGTCCACCAATATCTCCGCCGCTAAATCACAGTCACG AGGTCTAGTGCTCGTCGCGCTTTCCCGGAGTCCTTCGTTTTACTTGGACTTGTTGAGCAACAAGGGACTTCATCGAGCTTCGTTTCCCCAGTG GATTCGGATTCTTGATTGTTACTCGGATCCTCTCGGTTGGAGAAagcagtgtgggagtgtggcaAAACTCTCTGATGACATAGCTAGTGTTTGTGGGAATGTGAAGGATTTGGATGGTCTTTTCTCTGAAATTATTTCACTAGGAAGAG GATTTGTTGGACAAGGGAAAGATCGGTTTTGTGTTGCAATAGACTCT GTAAATGAAATGTTGCGATATGCATCCTTGTCATCCGTTTCTGGGCTTATAAGCAGTCTTCGTTGctgtg ATCAGATTTCAAGCATCTTTTGGTTTTGTCATGCGGATCTTTGTGAAGAAAGGGTAACTTCTACTCTTGAATATATGTCATCTATGGTGGCGAGCATCGAGCCATTAATCCAGTTTTCCAATGGACAAAAAAGTTATTCAGAGAATCTTTCTTTACGTGATCAAAATTTTACTAAAGGGAAACTTCATCTCCGTTGCAAGCGTAGAAATGGACGTGTCCGAGTGATG TTTGAAGAAATTCACATAGGGCAGTCAGGCATCAACTTTACATCCACTTCATTTGAAGACGGAGTGATCAATCAAGGTCTTGTGCCCAAG GTGCAATTTAGTTTACAACTATCAGAGAAAGAGCTAAAGGATAGGGCTAACGTGGTACTTCCATTTGAACACCAAG GAAATGGTAAACCTGTACACATATATGATGGGCGAAAATCTCTAAGGGACAGCAAATACGAGGTTGTTCCTGTACAGAATGAGAATTCAGATATAGATAAGGAGTCTAGCAAGGgagaaataatttattttcgCGATTCAGAAGACGAAATGCCAGATTCTGATGAGGACCCTGATGATGATTTGGACATTTAG